One genomic window of Dunckerocampus dactyliophorus isolate RoL2022-P2 chromosome 7, RoL_Ddac_1.1, whole genome shotgun sequence includes the following:
- the LOC129185723 gene encoding tumor necrosis factor receptor superfamily member 11B-like, with protein sequence MESTSVHFSAAEMSAWIASSNPAMKLILLFTASLTWAFQQQAAPPKYQYRDPVTSDLLLCDQCPPGTAVKRHCAADSPTECQACPERHFADNWHWGNSCQYCTSVCKERQLVKQECNSTHDRVCECAAGFHLVVEFCITHSSCPPGYGVAALGTPVSDTVCEPCPAGHFSSSRSSTELCWPHRNCTDLGMKRLRRGTSTSDSICGNQVMAIDCGHHHTLCHTDVFLCEEAVFQSLASLQLSSVPLERLLESLPGRRVDRKSVERLKKACLPQQRVLQLLRLWRQQNKDQDKQYGIIKGVNHCERKISRCNSLNNLTLDDLLEVTNSLPGVPVHREHVSAVVATCLPKQYILQLLHLWKMANFDLDLVKGLSHSLRVLRSKGAPRYLLKGLKKISHIIGYASTRKMYEKMFVNMLQDELCFKTLKPFNE encoded by the exons CTCTTCACCGCCTCCCTCACCTGGGCCTTTCAGCAACAGGCTGCACCACCTAAGTACCAGTACCGCGACCCTGTGACCTCGGACCTCCTCCTGTGCGACCAGTGTCCTCCGGGCACAGCCGTGAAGCGACACTGCGCCGCTGACAGCCCTACGGAGTGCCAAGCCTGCCCTGAGAGGCACTTTGCTGACAACTGGCACTGGGGGAACTCATGCCAATACTGCACCTCG GTGTGCAAAGAGAGACAGCTGGTGAAGCAGGAGTGCAATAGTACTCATGACAGAGTGTGTGAATGCGCTGCAGGTTTCCACCTAGTGGTCGAGTTTTGCATCACACACAGCTCCTGCCCGCCTGGTTATGGAGTGGCAGCTTTAG GTACACCAGTGAGCGACACAGTGTGCGAGCCATGTCCTGCTGGTCATTTCTCTAGCAGCCGCTCCTCAACAGAGCTATGTTGGCCCCACAGAAACTGCACCGATTTGGGCATGAAGAGATTGAGACGGGGGACGTCCACTTCAGACAGCATTTGTGGGAACCAAGTCATGGCAATTGATTGTGGTCATCATCACACATTGTGTCACACAG ATGTGTTCTTGTGTGAGGAGGCAGTTTTTCAGTCACTAGCCTCCCTGCAGCTGTCGTCCGTGCCCCTGGAACGTCTATTGGAGAGTCTTCCGGGCCGGAGGGTGGATCGCAAGAGTGTGGAGAGGCTGAAGAAGGCCTGTTTGCCACAGCAACGTGTCCTCCAGCTGCTGCGACTATGGAGGCAGCAGAACAAAGACCAGGATAAGCAGTATGGCATCATAAAAG GTGTGAACCACTGTGAGCGCAAAATCTCCCGCTGCAACAGCCTAAACAACCTGACACTTGACGACCTCTTGGAGGTCACCAACAGTTTGCCGGGGGTTCCAGTTCATCGGGAGCATGTGTCGGCGGTGGTCGCGACTTGTCTTCCCAAGCAGTACATCCTCCAGCTTCTCCACCTGTGGAAGATGGCCAACTTCGACCTAGATCTGGTCAAAGGTCTTTCTCACAGTCTGAGGGTGCTGCGCAGCAAAGGGGCACCACGTTATCTTCTAAAAGGCCTGAAGAAGATCAGCCACATCATCGGATACGCCTCCACTCGCAAGATGTATGAAAAGATGTTTGTTAATATGCTTCAAGATGAACTGTGTTTTAAAACTCTTAAGCCGTTCAATGAATAA
- the LOC129185268 gene encoding tumor necrosis factor receptor superfamily member 6B-like, protein MNQRCLYWLRLKLATVVTLAVAVVADEDVATLPLQLFLPSLVVLLCGVQSHSVDSIPTYEYKDPSTGETISCNKCSPGTHMSAHCTFSTPTRCAPCRWNHFTELWNYLPKCLYCNNFCTDDQEVETECSPRNNRVCRCKEGFYLSEDYCHRHSKCAHGQGVLIRGTPQNDTVCQRCSVGFFSESSSALEECVKHKECVNGKLVLLPGSVSHDTVCGLCEELANGGETLRTFLSGFFSMHRMRAVKMRRFVHKYINRLSKGKQIIRVGFALQQQRGHLLDQIKGWLHQAPKEQLEKLPHILRTTQLSSMVDKLDKRLREIEQQTPNCSLSHVFSFN, encoded by the exons ATGAATCAGAGGTGCCTCTACTGGTTGCGGCTAA AGTTAGCAACAGTAGTGACTTTAGCGGTAGCAGTGGTTGCGGATGAAGATGTTGCTACTTTGCCTCTTCAGTTGTTCCTACCGTCACTCGTGGTGCTGCTATGTGGCGTTCAGAGTCACTCGGTGGATTCCATTCCCACGTACGAATACAAAGACCCGTCTACTGGTGAGACGATCTCGTGCAACAAGTGCTCCCCTGGCACGCACATGTCCGCGCACTGCACATTCAGCACGCCCACGCGGTGCGCGCCGTGCAGATGGAACCACTTCACGGAGCTGTGGAACTACCTGCCCAAGTGTCTCTACTGCAACAACTTCTGCACTGACGACCAGGAGGTGGAGACGGAGTGCAGCCCACGTAACAACAGAGTGTGTCGGTGCAAGGAGGGCTTCTACTTGAGCGAGGACTACTGCCACAGACACTCCAAGTGTGCCCACGGACAAGGCGTTCTAATCAGag GTACACCACAAAATGACACTGTCTGTCAGAGGTGCTCTGTAGGCTTCTTCTCCGAATCTTCCTCCGCACTAGAGGAGTGTGTCAAACACAAGGAGTGTGTCAACGGGAAGCTGGTTCTTCTCCCTGGCTCCGTATCCCATGACACAGTGTGTGGCCTCTGTGAGGAACTCGCAAATGGAG GTGAAACGCTCAGGACTTTCCTCTCTGGCTTCTTTAGTATGCACAGGATGCGGGCGGTAAAAATGAGAAgatttgttcacaa GTATATCAATAGGTTAAGTAAGGGAAAACAAATCATTCGCGTTGGCTTTGCTCTGCAGCAGCAGCGAGGTCATCTGTTGGATCAAATCAAGGGGTGGCTGCATCAGGCCCCAAAAGAGCAGTTGGAGAAACTGCCGCACATTCTGAGAACTACTCAGCTCTCCTCTATGGTGGACAAGTTGGACAAGCGGCTCAGAGAGATTGAGCAGCAGACACCAAATTGTAGTTTATCACATGTGTTCTCATTCAACTGA